From Veillonella dispar, one genomic window encodes:
- a CDS encoding DIP1984 family protein yields MKLAEALQERADLNKKISDLRGRLNQNSLVQEGETPNENPIVLMQELEKAIARLQQLIKDINLTNCATIVEGRSLTQIIAEKEGAIMRLSAYRALADSASAINYRARGSEIKMIATINVSELQKTADRISKEIRTLDNLLQSTNWTVDLIEY; encoded by the coding sequence ATGAAACTAGCAGAGGCATTACAAGAACGAGCTGACTTAAATAAAAAAATTAGTGATTTGCGAGGGCGTTTAAATCAAAATAGTTTAGTACAAGAAGGGGAAACACCTAATGAAAACCCTATAGTGTTGATGCAAGAACTAGAAAAGGCAATTGCTAGACTTCAACAACTCATTAAAGATATTAATCTTACTAACTGTGCAACTATTGTTGAAGGGCGCTCTTTAACACAAATTATAGCAGAAAAAGAAGGTGCAATTATGCGTCTATCTGCATATCGTGCCTTAGCAGATAGTGCGAGTGCGATTAATTATCGTGCTCGTGGCTCGGAAATCAAAATGATAGCAACTATAAATGTTAGTGAATTACAAAAAACAGCAGATAGAATATCTAAGGAGATTCGTACATTAGATAATTTACTACAGTCAACCAATTGGACAGTTGATTTAATAGAGTATTAA
- a CDS encoding GNAT family N-acetyltransferase has product MVIQILDHITDEIKPIRIDVFIKEQGFTEEFDEIDETAKFVLLSIDGKAAGTCRYFPSDVVGDAHIGRMAVRKLYRGQHLGTKIMMAAENAIRRDGYKTCSLSAQVQAKPFYESLGYKAEGEEYLDEGCPHILMRKLL; this is encoded by the coding sequence ATGGTTATTCAAATCTTAGATCATATTACTGATGAAATAAAACCAATACGTATTGATGTATTTATAAAGGAACAAGGCTTTACAGAAGAATTCGATGAAATCGATGAGACTGCAAAATTTGTTCTCTTGTCCATAGATGGTAAAGCAGCTGGTACTTGCCGATATTTTCCAAGTGACGTAGTCGGAGATGCACATATTGGTCGCATGGCAGTACGCAAGCTGTATCGTGGGCAACATTTAGGAACAAAAATTATGATGGCAGCAGAAAATGCTATTCGTAGGGATGGATATAAAACATGTTCCTTGTCTGCACAGGTACAGGCTAAGCCATTCTATGAATCCCTTGGCTATAAAGCGGAAGGAGAGGAATACCTTGATGAAGGGTGTCCTCATATTTTAATGAGAAAGCTTTTATAA